One window of Vespa velutina chromosome 2, iVesVel2.1, whole genome shotgun sequence genomic DNA carries:
- the LOC124957856 gene encoding uncharacterized protein LOC124957856 isoform X3 encodes MNDPLENHIRKFGLSKKDTIYHDNDVDFLQTFGEQIDKQSPPYDLSRQLFQCEICKVQYTTKKQLRTHIFTHLGRPRVILKRVTNLETLNRNYNDTYWLTSENSQSLKLKLKKTTYTDPLKLTLKKSSVSENFIVVNTNHNLNIGNYSTEDVAGAEDKNEQTDTEDTENSTEETFENVMVDQDDDYEKFETDNDNALEGNERRSLDINEVDSGVGSDMANISEKEDQNIDDLHGTDHYDNSGKRYLESDDHEESDALEATCRETIENLKMLGEQSGSRTVNHLIISSVNEDDDTANEVDMIHDLEENPAISIISKSSTFSNHSVSEDDPKQSTETSTGFNWNQSSTDLTHKDKVNLKENEAQGENSNENNIESSTSLLQNFLIEHQRRNQSESISSNLPPVETEYVSLEKLAETVNTCRVCNEKFKDIAHLDEHRSKAGHYHCNIPDCANLIFHSPVEVSMHKSQVHGTSLSPNLNSHSPHAPSMESPSQLNTNSPLTSPHQTNSPTYTTANTGQQIIPPVNFEQLPAPVQQLAQQVQRMPLPQTQLPPSLPPGANTMIPGPNYFVQPPGRPSLYRVPGPQSMHYPSHLSHLYPQYGPGPYPQMTPAQMHPQLPQPMSRGRYPSAAQNTRAPRIPQGGVVPRQRLKRPMQQTMQVQQQQQQQNNSPLKQRKMDVLMPDRNEDADCHVIAQQKRNDGLPVIQNVQGATTQSTNRNDSTIHLTDSITLSVRQPGSTSAQLQNTTNPGNKKSDAKAVANVLAARGITVTPAANKNKTGEQNKHQSSVQQQRPTSNQPSLNVPSLNLNSAISIVPANSQRKQQEQGQFAVPQNKQNKSPINDADRPPRPPTVDLTQDNPPQVPAIRRGRPPRATSLYCQMCDKNFQNQEMLSQHLANHRLLNKLNHKCNLCTAQYPSAHALISHKQTYHREPDPTSPNGNIELAIPVVDLKSSHVLNRLTNLGIQSYIPLSQLSAQTGGYFGLPLITIDGARNPNTCNLGALGATSVLSIGPLKHLTNTNTS; translated from the exons ATGAATGATCCATTAGAAAAccatattagaaaatttggaTTGTCCAAAAAGGATACAATTTATCACGATAATGATGTGGATTTTCTACAGACATTTG GTGAACAAATAGATAAACAAAGCCCACCGTATGATTTATCCAGACAATTGTTCCAATGTGAAATTTGTAAAGTACAATATACAACGAAGAAACAATTACGAACACATATTTTCACTCATTTAGGAAGGCCTCGTGTAATACTTAAGAGAGTTACTAATTTAGAAACATTGAACAGAAATTACAACGATACGTATTGGTTGACTTCAGAAAATAGTCAATCTCTCAAATTAAAACTTAAGAAAACAACATATACTGATCCTCTTAAATTAACACTTAAGAAATCATCGGTGTCTGAGAATTTTATTGTTGTCAATACTAATCATAATTTGAACATAGGTAATTACTCTACAGAAGACGTGGCAGGTGCAGaggataaaaatgaacaaacaGATACAGAAGATACAGAAAATTCAACTGAAGAAACATTCGAAAACGTGATGGTAGATCAAGAT GATGATTATGAGAAATTTGAAactgataatgataatgctTTGGAAGGAAACGAAAGACGATCCTTAGATATCAATGAAGTTGATTCTGGAGTAGGGAGTGATATGGCAAATATATCTGAAAAGGAAGATCAAAACATTGATGATTTACATGGGACAGATCATTATGATAATTCAGGAAAAAGGTATTTAGAATCAGATGATCATGAAGAATCTGATGCCTTAGAAGCAACATGCAGAGAAACTATAGAAAATCTAAAGATGTTGGGAGAACAATCAGG TTCTAGAACTGtgaatcatttaattatttcttctgttaatgaagatgatgataCGGCAAATGAAGTAGATATGATACATGATCTTGAAGAAAATCCAGCCATAAGCATTATTTCTAAGTCTTCCACATTTTCTAATCATTCTGTATCTGAAGATGATCCAAAACAATCTACAGAGACATCAACTGGGTTTAATTGGAATCAATCGTCTACTGATTTAACGCATAAAGATAAagttaatttaaaagagaatgagGCACAAGgagaaaattcaaatgaaaacaATATCGAAAGTTCTACTTCActtttgcaaaattttttaattgaacacCAAAGACGCAATCAAAGTGAATCGATATCAAGTAATCTACCGCCTGTTGAAACTGAATATGTTTCTCTAGAGAAATTAGCAGAAACTGTTAATACATGTCGTGTTTGCAATGAAAAGTTTAAGGATATAGCACATCTTGATGAGCATCGTAGTAAAGCTGGCCATTATCATTGCAATATTCCAGATTGTGCCAATCTTATTTTCCATTCGCCAGTAGAAGTTTCAATGCACAAGTCTCAAGTACATGGAACGTCACTTTCTCCAAAT TTGAATTCGCATTCGCCACATGCTCCGTCTATGGAATCTCCATCGCAACTTAATACAAATTCTCCATTGACATCTCCTCATCAAACAAATTCTCCAACATATACTACAGCCAATACAGGCCAACAAATAATACCACCAGTTAATTTTGAACAATTGCCAGCACCTGTACAGCAACTAGCTCAACAAGTGCAACGTATGCCTCTTCCACAAACACAATTACCTCCAAGTCTTCCACCAGGAGCTAATACTATGATACCAGGACCAAATTATTTTGTACAGCCACCAGGGAGACCATCATTATATAGAGTTCCTGGTCCGCAGAGTATGCATTACCCTTCTCATTTATCTCATTTATATCCACAATATGGACCTGGTCCATATCCGCAGATGACTCCGGCACAAATGCATCCCCAACTTCCTCAACCAATGTCACGCGGACGATATCCGTCGGCTGCACAAAACACTAG gGCACCACGCATACCTCAAGGTGGTGTAGTTCCTCGTCAACGTTTAAAAAGACCAATGCAACAAACAATGCAAgtgcagcaacaacaacaacaacaaaataattctcctttaaaacaaagaaagatggaTGTTTTAATGCCAGATAGAAATGAAGATGCAGATTGTCATGTTATTGCAcaacagaaaagaaatgatggaTTACCTGTAATACAAAATGTTCAAGGAGCTACGACACAGTCaacaaatagaaatgattCAACAATACATCTTACGGATTCAATAACTCTTAGTGTTAGACAACCTG GTTCTACCTCAGCTCAACTTCAAAATACAACAAATCCTGGTAATAAGAAGTCTGATGCAAAGGCCGTAGCAAATGTATTAGCAGCTAGAGGTATTACAGTTACACCAGccgcaaataaaaataaaacaggtGAACAAAATAAACACCAATCATCAGTACAACAACAAAGGCCTACTTCTAATCAACCATCTTTAAATGTCCCATCTCTTAATTTAAATTCAGCTATTTCTATTGTACCAGCAAATTCACAAAGAAAGCAGCAAGAACAAGGTCAATTTGCTGTTCctcaaaataaacaaaataaatcacCAATAAATGATGCAGATCGGCCACCTAGACCACCTACTGTAGATTTAACGCAAGATAATCCACCTCAAGTACCAGCTATACGACGAGGAAGGCCTCCAAg AGCAACATCACTTTATTGTCAAATGTGTGataaaaatttccaaaatCAAGAAATGTTATCACAGCATTTAGCAAATCAccgattattaaataaacttaATCACAA GTGTAATTTATGTACTGCTCAATATCCATCAGCTCATGCACTAATTTCGCACAAACAAACTTATCACCGGGAACCTGATCCTACGTCACCAAATGGAAATATAGAATTGGCTATTCCAGTCGTAGATTTAAAATCTTCACATGTTTTGAATCGCTTAACAAATTTGGGGATTCAAAGTTATATACCATTATCACAATTAAGTGCTCAAACAGGAGGATATTTTGGTTTACCATTAATAACTATAGATGGTGCTAGAAATCCTAATACATGTAATTTAGGCGCACTTGGTGCTACATCGGTACTGAGTATTGGTCCTCTCAAACATTTGACTAATACTAATACATCAtaa
- the LOC124957856 gene encoding uncharacterized protein LOC124957856 isoform X6 has translation MNDPLENHIRKFGLSKKDTIYHDNDVDFLQTFGEQIDKQSPPYDLSRQLFQCEICKVQYTTKKQLRTHIFTHLGRPRVILKRVTNLETLNRNYNDTYWLTSENSQSLKLKLKKTTYTDPLKLTLKKSSVSENFIVVNTNHNLNIGNYSTEDVAGAEDKNEQTDTEDTENSTEETFENVMVDQDDDYEKFETDNDNALEGNERRSLDINEVDSGVGSDMANISEKEDQNIDDLHGTDHYDNSGKRYLESDDHEESDALEATCRETIENLKMLGEQSGSRTVNHLIISSVNEDDDTANEVDMIHDLEENPAISIISKSSTFSNHSVSEDDPKQSTETSTGFNWNQSSTDLTHKDKVNLKENEAQGENSNENNIESSTSLLQNFLIEHQRRNQSESISSNLPPVETEYVSLEKLAETVNTCRVCNEKFKDIAHLDEHRSKAGHYHCNIPDCANLIFHSPVEVSMHKSQVHGTSLSPNVSQLSPHLNTNSPHLNQNSPYLCRTSPQLNSHSPHAPSMESPSQLNTNSPLTSPHQTNSPTYTTANTGQQIIPPVNFEQLPAPVQQLAQQVQRMPLPQTQLPPSLPPGANTMIPGPNYFVQPPGRPSLYRVPGPQSMHYPSHLSHLYPQYGPGPYPQMTPAQMHPQLPQPMSRGRYPSAAQNTRAPRIPQGGVVPRQRLKRPMQQTMQVQQQQQQQNNSPLKQRKMDVLMPDRNEDADCHVIAQQKRNDGLPVIQNVQGATTQSTNRNDSTIHLTDSITLSVRQPGSTSAQLQNTTNPGNKKSDAKAVANVLAARGITVTPAANKNKTANSQRKQQEQGQFAVPQNKQNKSPINDADRPPRPPTVDLTQDNPPQVPAIRRGRPPRATSLYCQMCDKNFQNQEMLSQHLANHRLLNKLNHKCNLCTAQYPSAHALISHKQTYHREPDPTSPNGNIELAIPVVDLKSSHVLNRLTNLGIQSYIPLSQLSAQTGGYFGLPLITIDGARNPNTCNLGALGATSVLSIGPLKHLTNTNTS, from the exons ATGAATGATCCATTAGAAAAccatattagaaaatttggaTTGTCCAAAAAGGATACAATTTATCACGATAATGATGTGGATTTTCTACAGACATTTG GTGAACAAATAGATAAACAAAGCCCACCGTATGATTTATCCAGACAATTGTTCCAATGTGAAATTTGTAAAGTACAATATACAACGAAGAAACAATTACGAACACATATTTTCACTCATTTAGGAAGGCCTCGTGTAATACTTAAGAGAGTTACTAATTTAGAAACATTGAACAGAAATTACAACGATACGTATTGGTTGACTTCAGAAAATAGTCAATCTCTCAAATTAAAACTTAAGAAAACAACATATACTGATCCTCTTAAATTAACACTTAAGAAATCATCGGTGTCTGAGAATTTTATTGTTGTCAATACTAATCATAATTTGAACATAGGTAATTACTCTACAGAAGACGTGGCAGGTGCAGaggataaaaatgaacaaacaGATACAGAAGATACAGAAAATTCAACTGAAGAAACATTCGAAAACGTGATGGTAGATCAAGAT GATGATTATGAGAAATTTGAAactgataatgataatgctTTGGAAGGAAACGAAAGACGATCCTTAGATATCAATGAAGTTGATTCTGGAGTAGGGAGTGATATGGCAAATATATCTGAAAAGGAAGATCAAAACATTGATGATTTACATGGGACAGATCATTATGATAATTCAGGAAAAAGGTATTTAGAATCAGATGATCATGAAGAATCTGATGCCTTAGAAGCAACATGCAGAGAAACTATAGAAAATCTAAAGATGTTGGGAGAACAATCAGG TTCTAGAACTGtgaatcatttaattatttcttctgttaatgaagatgatgataCGGCAAATGAAGTAGATATGATACATGATCTTGAAGAAAATCCAGCCATAAGCATTATTTCTAAGTCTTCCACATTTTCTAATCATTCTGTATCTGAAGATGATCCAAAACAATCTACAGAGACATCAACTGGGTTTAATTGGAATCAATCGTCTACTGATTTAACGCATAAAGATAAagttaatttaaaagagaatgagGCACAAGgagaaaattcaaatgaaaacaATATCGAAAGTTCTACTTCActtttgcaaaattttttaattgaacacCAAAGACGCAATCAAAGTGAATCGATATCAAGTAATCTACCGCCTGTTGAAACTGAATATGTTTCTCTAGAGAAATTAGCAGAAACTGTTAATACATGTCGTGTTTGCAATGAAAAGTTTAAGGATATAGCACATCTTGATGAGCATCGTAGTAAAGCTGGCCATTATCATTGCAATATTCCAGATTGTGCCAATCTTATTTTCCATTCGCCAGTAGAAGTTTCAATGCACAAGTCTCAAGTACATGGAACGTCACTTTCTCCAAATGTTAGTCAATTATCACCACACTTAAATACGAATTCTCCtcatttaaatcaaaattcaCCATACTTATGCCGAACATCTCCACAGTTGAATTCGCATTCGCCACATGCTCCGTCTATGGAATCTCCATCGCAACTTAATACAAATTCTCCATTGACATCTCCTCATCAAACAAATTCTCCAACATATACTACAGCCAATACAGGCCAACAAATAATACCACCAGTTAATTTTGAACAATTGCCAGCACCTGTACAGCAACTAGCTCAACAAGTGCAACGTATGCCTCTTCCACAAACACAATTACCTCCAAGTCTTCCACCAGGAGCTAATACTATGATACCAGGACCAAATTATTTTGTACAGCCACCAGGGAGACCATCATTATATAGAGTTCCTGGTCCGCAGAGTATGCATTACCCTTCTCATTTATCTCATTTATATCCACAATATGGACCTGGTCCATATCCGCAGATGACTCCGGCACAAATGCATCCCCAACTTCCTCAACCAATGTCACGCGGACGATATCCGTCGGCTGCACAAAACACTAG gGCACCACGCATACCTCAAGGTGGTGTAGTTCCTCGTCAACGTTTAAAAAGACCAATGCAACAAACAATGCAAgtgcagcaacaacaacaacaacaaaataattctcctttaaaacaaagaaagatggaTGTTTTAATGCCAGATAGAAATGAAGATGCAGATTGTCATGTTATTGCAcaacagaaaagaaatgatggaTTACCTGTAATACAAAATGTTCAAGGAGCTACGACACAGTCaacaaatagaaatgattCAACAATACATCTTACGGATTCAATAACTCTTAGTGTTAGACAACCTG GTTCTACCTCAGCTCAACTTCAAAATACAACAAATCCTGGTAATAAGAAGTCTGATGCAAAGGCCGTAGCAAATGTATTAGCAGCTAGAGGTATTACAGTTACACCAGccgcaaataaaaataaaacag CAAATTCACAAAGAAAGCAGCAAGAACAAGGTCAATTTGCTGTTCctcaaaataaacaaaataaatcacCAATAAATGATGCAGATCGGCCACCTAGACCACCTACTGTAGATTTAACGCAAGATAATCCACCTCAAGTACCAGCTATACGACGAGGAAGGCCTCCAAg AGCAACATCACTTTATTGTCAAATGTGTGataaaaatttccaaaatCAAGAAATGTTATCACAGCATTTAGCAAATCAccgattattaaataaacttaATCACAA GTGTAATTTATGTACTGCTCAATATCCATCAGCTCATGCACTAATTTCGCACAAACAAACTTATCACCGGGAACCTGATCCTACGTCACCAAATGGAAATATAGAATTGGCTATTCCAGTCGTAGATTTAAAATCTTCACATGTTTTGAATCGCTTAACAAATTTGGGGATTCAAAGTTATATACCATTATCACAATTAAGTGCTCAAACAGGAGGATATTTTGGTTTACCATTAATAACTATAGATGGTGCTAGAAATCCTAATACATGTAATTTAGGCGCACTTGGTGCTACATCGGTACTGAGTATTGGTCCTCTCAAACATTTGACTAATACTAATACATCAtaa
- the LOC124957856 gene encoding uncharacterized protein LOC124957856 isoform X1: MNDPLENHIRKFGLSKKDTIYHDNDVDFLQTFGEQIDKQSPPYDLSRQLFQCEICKVQYTTKKQLRTHIFTHLGRPRVILKRVTNLETLNRNYNDTYWLTSENSQSLKLKLKKTTYTDPLKLTLKKSSVSENFIVVNTNHNLNIGNYSTEDVAGAEDKNEQTDTEDTENSTEETFENVMVDQDDDYEKFETDNDNALEGNERRSLDINEVDSGVGSDMANISEKEDQNIDDLHGTDHYDNSGKRYLESDDHEESDALEATCRETIENLKMLGEQSGSRTVNHLIISSVNEDDDTANEVDMIHDLEENPAISIISKSSTFSNHSVSEDDPKQSTETSTGFNWNQSSTDLTHKDKVNLKENEAQGENSNENNIESSTSLLQNFLIEHQRRNQSESISSNLPPVETEYVSLEKLAETVNTCRVCNEKFKDIAHLDEHRSKAGHYHCNIPDCANLIFHSPVEVSMHKSQVHGTSLSPNVSQLSPHLNTNSPHLNQNSPYLCRTSPQLNSHSPHAPSMESPSQLNTNSPLTSPHQTNSPTYTTANTGQQIIPPVNFEQLPAPVQQLAQQVQRMPLPQTQLPPSLPPGANTMIPGPNYFVQPPGRPSLYRVPGPQSMHYPSHLSHLYPQYGPGPYPQMTPAQMHPQLPQPMSRGRYPSAAQNTRAPRIPQGGVVPRQRLKRPMQQTMQVQQQQQQQNNSPLKQRKMDVLMPDRNEDADCHVIAQQKRNDGLPVIQNVQGATTQSTNRNDSTIHLTDSITLSVRQPGSTSAQLQNTTNPGNKKSDAKAVANVLAARGITVTPAANKNKTGEQNKHQSSVQQQRPTSNQPSLNVPSLNLNSAISIVPANSQRKQQEQGQFAVPQNKQNKSPINDADRPPRPPTVDLTQDNPPQVPAIRRGRPPRATSLYCQMCDKNFQNQEMLSQHLANHRLLNKLNHKCNLCTAQYPSAHALISHKQTYHREPDPTSPNGNIELAIPVVDLKSSHVLNRLTNLGIQSYIPLSQLSAQTGGYFGLPLITIDGARNPNTCNLGALGATSVLSIGPLKHLTNTNTS; encoded by the exons ATGAATGATCCATTAGAAAAccatattagaaaatttggaTTGTCCAAAAAGGATACAATTTATCACGATAATGATGTGGATTTTCTACAGACATTTG GTGAACAAATAGATAAACAAAGCCCACCGTATGATTTATCCAGACAATTGTTCCAATGTGAAATTTGTAAAGTACAATATACAACGAAGAAACAATTACGAACACATATTTTCACTCATTTAGGAAGGCCTCGTGTAATACTTAAGAGAGTTACTAATTTAGAAACATTGAACAGAAATTACAACGATACGTATTGGTTGACTTCAGAAAATAGTCAATCTCTCAAATTAAAACTTAAGAAAACAACATATACTGATCCTCTTAAATTAACACTTAAGAAATCATCGGTGTCTGAGAATTTTATTGTTGTCAATACTAATCATAATTTGAACATAGGTAATTACTCTACAGAAGACGTGGCAGGTGCAGaggataaaaatgaacaaacaGATACAGAAGATACAGAAAATTCAACTGAAGAAACATTCGAAAACGTGATGGTAGATCAAGAT GATGATTATGAGAAATTTGAAactgataatgataatgctTTGGAAGGAAACGAAAGACGATCCTTAGATATCAATGAAGTTGATTCTGGAGTAGGGAGTGATATGGCAAATATATCTGAAAAGGAAGATCAAAACATTGATGATTTACATGGGACAGATCATTATGATAATTCAGGAAAAAGGTATTTAGAATCAGATGATCATGAAGAATCTGATGCCTTAGAAGCAACATGCAGAGAAACTATAGAAAATCTAAAGATGTTGGGAGAACAATCAGG TTCTAGAACTGtgaatcatttaattatttcttctgttaatgaagatgatgataCGGCAAATGAAGTAGATATGATACATGATCTTGAAGAAAATCCAGCCATAAGCATTATTTCTAAGTCTTCCACATTTTCTAATCATTCTGTATCTGAAGATGATCCAAAACAATCTACAGAGACATCAACTGGGTTTAATTGGAATCAATCGTCTACTGATTTAACGCATAAAGATAAagttaatttaaaagagaatgagGCACAAGgagaaaattcaaatgaaaacaATATCGAAAGTTCTACTTCActtttgcaaaattttttaattgaacacCAAAGACGCAATCAAAGTGAATCGATATCAAGTAATCTACCGCCTGTTGAAACTGAATATGTTTCTCTAGAGAAATTAGCAGAAACTGTTAATACATGTCGTGTTTGCAATGAAAAGTTTAAGGATATAGCACATCTTGATGAGCATCGTAGTAAAGCTGGCCATTATCATTGCAATATTCCAGATTGTGCCAATCTTATTTTCCATTCGCCAGTAGAAGTTTCAATGCACAAGTCTCAAGTACATGGAACGTCACTTTCTCCAAATGTTAGTCAATTATCACCACACTTAAATACGAATTCTCCtcatttaaatcaaaattcaCCATACTTATGCCGAACATCTCCACAGTTGAATTCGCATTCGCCACATGCTCCGTCTATGGAATCTCCATCGCAACTTAATACAAATTCTCCATTGACATCTCCTCATCAAACAAATTCTCCAACATATACTACAGCCAATACAGGCCAACAAATAATACCACCAGTTAATTTTGAACAATTGCCAGCACCTGTACAGCAACTAGCTCAACAAGTGCAACGTATGCCTCTTCCACAAACACAATTACCTCCAAGTCTTCCACCAGGAGCTAATACTATGATACCAGGACCAAATTATTTTGTACAGCCACCAGGGAGACCATCATTATATAGAGTTCCTGGTCCGCAGAGTATGCATTACCCTTCTCATTTATCTCATTTATATCCACAATATGGACCTGGTCCATATCCGCAGATGACTCCGGCACAAATGCATCCCCAACTTCCTCAACCAATGTCACGCGGACGATATCCGTCGGCTGCACAAAACACTAG gGCACCACGCATACCTCAAGGTGGTGTAGTTCCTCGTCAACGTTTAAAAAGACCAATGCAACAAACAATGCAAgtgcagcaacaacaacaacaacaaaataattctcctttaaaacaaagaaagatggaTGTTTTAATGCCAGATAGAAATGAAGATGCAGATTGTCATGTTATTGCAcaacagaaaagaaatgatggaTTACCTGTAATACAAAATGTTCAAGGAGCTACGACACAGTCaacaaatagaaatgattCAACAATACATCTTACGGATTCAATAACTCTTAGTGTTAGACAACCTG GTTCTACCTCAGCTCAACTTCAAAATACAACAAATCCTGGTAATAAGAAGTCTGATGCAAAGGCCGTAGCAAATGTATTAGCAGCTAGAGGTATTACAGTTACACCAGccgcaaataaaaataaaacaggtGAACAAAATAAACACCAATCATCAGTACAACAACAAAGGCCTACTTCTAATCAACCATCTTTAAATGTCCCATCTCTTAATTTAAATTCAGCTATTTCTATTGTACCAGCAAATTCACAAAGAAAGCAGCAAGAACAAGGTCAATTTGCTGTTCctcaaaataaacaaaataaatcacCAATAAATGATGCAGATCGGCCACCTAGACCACCTACTGTAGATTTAACGCAAGATAATCCACCTCAAGTACCAGCTATACGACGAGGAAGGCCTCCAAg AGCAACATCACTTTATTGTCAAATGTGTGataaaaatttccaaaatCAAGAAATGTTATCACAGCATTTAGCAAATCAccgattattaaataaacttaATCACAA GTGTAATTTATGTACTGCTCAATATCCATCAGCTCATGCACTAATTTCGCACAAACAAACTTATCACCGGGAACCTGATCCTACGTCACCAAATGGAAATATAGAATTGGCTATTCCAGTCGTAGATTTAAAATCTTCACATGTTTTGAATCGCTTAACAAATTTGGGGATTCAAAGTTATATACCATTATCACAATTAAGTGCTCAAACAGGAGGATATTTTGGTTTACCATTAATAACTATAGATGGTGCTAGAAATCCTAATACATGTAATTTAGGCGCACTTGGTGCTACATCGGTACTGAGTATTGGTCCTCTCAAACATTTGACTAATACTAATACATCAtaa